A single Chiroxiphia lanceolata isolate bChiLan1 chromosome 25, bChiLan1.pri, whole genome shotgun sequence DNA region contains:
- the OPTC gene encoding opticin isoform X1 gives MGSQSPGAVTLARMWSLAWLGMASLCLGAAWAVPAKERRKVEKPKADLALYENLDLDNYDLTLDSYGEILDLSNYEELYDYGDLAPKIEVGTLAPRPKDPETLPDLGATAETPKLQPPSTAGPVHPGPIPVQGLPSCLLCLCIGTSVYCDDADLEHIPALPPDTTYLYARFNRIGAVRAGDFTGLEKLKRIDLSSNSISWADVDAFRRLPSLQELLLPENRLTALPELPRSIVRLDARLNRIPSAGLRPEAFRDLNQLQFLHLSDNQLDFIPAPLPESLRSLHLQNNNIRTLHEDTFCDSQDHSQVRRALEDIRLDGNPINLSLFPDAYFCLPRLPTGRFS, from the exons ATGG GATCACAGTCCCCAGGAGCAGTGACCCTGGCCAGGATGTGGAGCCTGGCCTGGCTGGGCATGGCCAGCCTGTGCCtgggggcagcctgggctgtgccagccaaggagaggaggaaggttGAGAAGCCAAAAGCTGACCTGGCCCTCTATGAAAACCTGGACCTGGACAACTACGACCTGACACTGGACAGCTACGGGGAGATCCTCGACCTGAGCAACTACGAGGAGCTCTACGACTACGGGGACCTGGCTCCCAAG ATCGAGGTTGGCACCTTGGCTCCTCGCCCCAAGGACCCCGAAACTCTCCCAGACCTGGGTGCCACGGCTGAAACCCCGAAACTGCAGCCTCCAAGCACTGCTGGTCCCGTCCACCCAGGGCCCATCCCCGTGCAGG ggctgcccagctgcctgctctgcctgtgcatcGGCACCTCCGTGTACTGCGACGACGCCGACCTGGAGCACATCCCGGCCCTGCCCCCGGACACCACGTACCTGTACGCCCGCTTCAACCGCATCGGGGCCGTGCGCGCCGGGGACTTCACGGGGCTGG agaagctgaagcGGATCGACCTGAGCAGCAATTCCATCTCCTGGGCGGACGTGGACGCCTTCCGCCGGCTGCCCAGCCTGCAGGAGCTCCTCCTGCCCGAGAACAGGCTGACGGCCCTGCCCGAGCTGCCCCGCAGCATCGTCCGCCTGGACGCCCGGCTCAACAGGATCCCCAGCGCCGGCCTCCGGCCCGAGGCGTTCCGG GACCTGAACCAGCTGCAGTTTCTCCACCTGTCCGATAACCAGCTGGATTTTATCCCGGCGCCCCTTCCCGAGAGCCTGCGCTCCCTGCACCTCCAG AACAACAACATCCGCACGCTGCACGAGGACACGTTCTGTGACAGCCAGGACCACAGCCAGGTCCGCAGGGCGCTGGAGGACATTCGCCTGGACGGCAACCCCATCAACCTCAGCCTCTTCCCCGACGCCTACTTCTGCCTGCCCCGCCTGCCCACGGGCCGCTTCTCCTga
- the OPTC gene encoding opticin isoform X2 → MWSLAWLGMASLCLGAAWAVPAKERRKVEKPKADLALYENLDLDNYDLTLDSYGEILDLSNYEELYDYGDLAPKIEVGTLAPRPKDPETLPDLGATAETPKLQPPSTAGPVHPGPIPVQGLPSCLLCLCIGTSVYCDDADLEHIPALPPDTTYLYARFNRIGAVRAGDFTGLEKLKRIDLSSNSISWADVDAFRRLPSLQELLLPENRLTALPELPRSIVRLDARLNRIPSAGLRPEAFRDLNQLQFLHLSDNQLDFIPAPLPESLRSLHLQNNNIRTLHEDTFCDSQDHSQVRRALEDIRLDGNPINLSLFPDAYFCLPRLPTGRFS, encoded by the exons ATGTGGAGCCTGGCCTGGCTGGGCATGGCCAGCCTGTGCCtgggggcagcctgggctgtgccagccaaggagaggaggaaggttGAGAAGCCAAAAGCTGACCTGGCCCTCTATGAAAACCTGGACCTGGACAACTACGACCTGACACTGGACAGCTACGGGGAGATCCTCGACCTGAGCAACTACGAGGAGCTCTACGACTACGGGGACCTGGCTCCCAAG ATCGAGGTTGGCACCTTGGCTCCTCGCCCCAAGGACCCCGAAACTCTCCCAGACCTGGGTGCCACGGCTGAAACCCCGAAACTGCAGCCTCCAAGCACTGCTGGTCCCGTCCACCCAGGGCCCATCCCCGTGCAGG ggctgcccagctgcctgctctgcctgtgcatcGGCACCTCCGTGTACTGCGACGACGCCGACCTGGAGCACATCCCGGCCCTGCCCCCGGACACCACGTACCTGTACGCCCGCTTCAACCGCATCGGGGCCGTGCGCGCCGGGGACTTCACGGGGCTGG agaagctgaagcGGATCGACCTGAGCAGCAATTCCATCTCCTGGGCGGACGTGGACGCCTTCCGCCGGCTGCCCAGCCTGCAGGAGCTCCTCCTGCCCGAGAACAGGCTGACGGCCCTGCCCGAGCTGCCCCGCAGCATCGTCCGCCTGGACGCCCGGCTCAACAGGATCCCCAGCGCCGGCCTCCGGCCCGAGGCGTTCCGG GACCTGAACCAGCTGCAGTTTCTCCACCTGTCCGATAACCAGCTGGATTTTATCCCGGCGCCCCTTCCCGAGAGCCTGCGCTCCCTGCACCTCCAG AACAACAACATCCGCACGCTGCACGAGGACACGTTCTGTGACAGCCAGGACCACAGCCAGGTCCGCAGGGCGCTGGAGGACATTCGCCTGGACGGCAACCCCATCAACCTCAGCCTCTTCCCCGACGCCTACTTCTGCCTGCCCCGCCTGCCCACGGGCCGCTTCTCCTga